Proteins encoded in a region of the Anopheles aquasalis chromosome 2, idAnoAquaMG_Q_19, whole genome shotgun sequence genome:
- the LOC126569526 gene encoding WD repeat domain-containing protein 83, which produces MDLVAKQSINCNQGAVRAVRYNVDGSYCFSCGSDKKIKLWNPRTGLLLKTYGGHADEVMDAAGSCESSFIISASLDKSVIYWDVSTGLPVRRLRGHAGGVTCVRFNEESSIAVSGSKDNTIACWDVRTRKLDPVQTMREAKDCITALVVSEHKIVSASLDGSVRQYDIRAGELVCDTIGVPITHLVQTSDGQCLLAACSDGVIRLIDNDTGELLSEYKGHRVDDYHIECGIIEADTKIISGSAEGVAIIWDLLEGNEVRRLRIGSEVVHSLATHPTGNDVLFARKRHLEVWGHPGEDADEA; this is translated from the exons ATGGATTTGGTCGCTAAGCAAAGCATCAACTGCAATCAAGGCGCTGTTCGCGCGGTTCGGTACAACG TGGACGGTTCGTACTGCTTCTCCTGTGGTTCGGATAAGAAGATAAAACTATGGAACCCACGGACCGGTTTGCTGCTCAAAACATACGGAGGCCATGCAGACGAGGTGATGGATGCGGCCGGGAGCTGTGAAAGCAGTTTCATCATTTCCGCTTCCCTCGATAAGAGTGTCATTTACTGGGACGTGTCGACCGGTCTGCCGGTGCGCCGGTTACGTGGCCATGCCGGTGGCGTCACATGCGTGCGGTTCAACGAAGAATCTTCGATCGCCGTATCCGGCTCGAAGGATAACACAATCGCCTGCTGGGATGTTCGCACACGTAAGCTCGACCCGGTTCAGACGATGCGTGAGGCCAAGGATTGCATTACGGCGCTCGTTGTGAGCGAACACAAGATAGTGTCCGCCTCGCTGGACGGTTCCGTGCGGCAGTACGATATCCGGGCCGGTGAGCTCGTTTGTGATACCATCGGCGTGCCCATCACTCATCTTGTCCAAACGAGCGATGGCCAGTGCTTGCTGGCGGCCTGTTCCGACGGAGTCATACGGTTGATCGACAACGATACGGGAGAACTGCTGTCCGAGTACAAAGGCCACCGGGTGGATGATTACCACATCGAATGTGGCATTATAGAGGCGGACACGAAGATCATCTCCGGATCAGCGGAAGGGGTGGCTATCATTTGGGATCTGCTGGAAGGTAACGAAGTGCGAAGACTTCGGATAGGCAGCGAAGTGGTGCACTCGTTGGCCACACATCCCACCGGAAACGATGTGCTGTTTGCTCGTAAGCGGCATCTGGAAGTTTGGGGTCATCCGGGCGAGGATGCCGACGAAGCATAG
- the LOC126569191 gene encoding T-complex protein 1 subunit beta: MVSLNPVRILKHEAEEEKGEIARLSSFVGAIAIGELVKSTLGPKGMDKILVAHGRSAGQIEVTNDGATILKAVGVDNPAAKILVDMSRVQDDEVGDGTTSVTVFAAELIREAEKLVEQKLHPQTIIAGWRLAANAARTALQGAAADNSANAERFREDLLNIARTTLSSKILSQHKEHFAKLAVDAVLRLKGSGSLTAIQRIKKLGGCLEESFLEEGFLLDKKPGVHQPKTVKNARILIANTPMDTDKIKVFGSSIKVDSMSKIADLEVAEKEKMKEKVDKILGHNINVFINRQLIYNYPEQLFADAGIMAIEHADFDGIERLALVTGGEIVSTFDNPELVKLGKCDLIEQIMIGEDTLLRFSGVPLGEACTVVIRGATQQIIDEAERSLHDALCVLAATVKESRVVYGGGCSETLMATAVYKLAAETAGKEAMAIESFARALMQLPTIIADNAGYDSAQLVSELRAGHSQGQTTLGLDMNNGKVGCMKELGITESFAVKRQVLMSGAEAAEMIVRVDNILKSAPRRRVPDRGYC; encoded by the coding sequence ATGGTGTCCCTAAACCCGGTTCGCATCCTGAAGCacgaggcggaggaggagaagggagaaaTCGCCCGTCTATCGTCGTTCGTgggcgccatcgccatcggcgaGCTGGTAAAGAGCACGCTCGGCCCGAAAGGCATGGACAAAATTCTGGTCGCCCACGGGCGCAGCGCCGGCCAGATCGAGGTGACGAACGATGGGGCCACGATCCTGAAGGCGGTCGGGGTGGACAATCCGGCGGCGAAAATCCTGGTCGACATGTCGCGCGTCCAGGACGACGAAGTAGGCGATGGCACAACCTCCGTCACGGTGTTCGCCGCCGAGCTGATCCGCGAGGCCGAAAAGCTGGTGGAACAGAAGCTGCACCCACAGACCATCATCGCCGGGTGGCGCCTGGCAGCGAACGCGGCCCGTACCGCGTTGCAGGGAGCGGCCGCCGACAACTCGGCCAACGCCGAGCGCTTCCGGGAGGATCTGCTGAACATTGCCCGTACGACGCTCAGCTCGAAGATTCTGTCGCAGCACAAGGAGCACTTTGCAAAGTTGGCCGTGGATGCGGTGCTTCGTCTGAAGGGTTCCGGCTCACTGACTGCCATTCAGCGCATCAAGAAGCTGGGCGGCTGCCTGGAGGAATCGTTCCTCGAGGAGGGCTTCCTGCTCGACAAGAAGCCGGGTGTCCACCAGCCGAAGACGGTCAAGAATGCGCGCATCCTGATCGCCAACACACCGATGGACACGGACAAGATCAAGGTGTTTGGTTCGTCGATCAAGGTGGACTCGATGAGCAAGATCGCCGATCTGGAGGTggccgagaaggagaagatgaaggaaaaggTGGACAAGATCCTTGGCCACAACATCAACGTGTTCATCAACCGGCAGCTGATCTACAACTATCCGGAGCAGCTGTTTGCCGATGCGGGCATCATGGCCATCGAGCATGCAGATTTCGATGGCATCGAGCGGTTGGCGCTGGTCACCGGTGGTGAGATCGTGTCGACCTTCGACAATCCGGAACTGGTGAAGCTCGGCAAGTGCGATCTGATCGAACAGATCATGATTGGCGAAGATACGCTGCTCCGGTTCTCCGGTGTTCCGCTCGGTGAGGCCTGTACGGTCGTGATCCGTGGGGCGACGCAGCAGATCATCGATGAAGCGGAACGATCGCTGCACGATGCGCTGTGCGTGTtggcggcgacggtgaagGAATCACGTGTCgtgtacggtggtggctgctcgGAGACACTGATGGCCACGGCCGTGTACAAGCTGGCGGCTGAAACGGCGGGCAAGGAAGCGATGGCCATCGAATCGTTTGCTCGTGCCTTGATGCAGCTTCCGACGATCATTGCCGATAATGCTGGGTACGATTCGGCTCAGCTTGTCTCGGAACTACGCGCTGGCCATTCGCAGGGTCAGACGACACTCGGACTGGACATGAACAACGGCAAGGTTGGCTGCATGAAGGAACTCGGCATCACGGAATCGTTTGCCGTTAAGCGCCAGGTGTTGATGTCGGGAGCCGAAGCGGCCGAGATGATCGTTCGCGTTGATAACATCCTCAAGAGTGCTCCGCGTCGTCGTGTTCCGGATCGTGGTTACTGCTAA
- the LOC126577794 gene encoding ficolin-1-like: protein MVYQKEIQTQSFTNVRSKISGTYLIRVKNDSELIEVYCEQKSFGGGWIVFQYRYDGSLDFYREWNEFRDGFGDLNKEFWLGLEKVHQITSGRKHELVVELKDFNGRFKYARFDSFEIGSESEQYNLKDIGEYSGTAGDNMSPLKGVKFSTKVRDNNVGPVHCAQQYEGAWWHCNIWFCVEENLNGRYMNAVDLKSMHWRHFNEMFQGLSYSRLMIREKE from the exons ATGGTTTATCAAAAGGAAA TCCAGACACAATCTTTTACAA ATGTTCGTTCGAAAATCTCTGGTACATATCTTATCCGTGTGAAGAATGATAGTGAACTGATTGAAGTGTATTGCGAACAGAAATCGTTCGGCGGTGGGTGGATCGTATTTCAGTACCGTTACGACGGATCACTGGACTTTTATCGTGAGTGGAATGAGTTTCGTGACGGATTTGGTGATTTAAACAAAGAGTTTTGGTTGGGTCTTGAGAAGGTCCATCAGATAACAAGTGGCCGTAAGCATGAATTGGTCGTTGAATTAAAAGACTTTAATGGAAGATTCAAATACGCGCGGTTTGATTCATTCGAAATAGGAAGTGAAAGTGAGCAATACAACTTGAAGGATATCGGCGAGTATAGTGGCACTGCAGGTGATAACATGTCTCCTTTGAAGGGTGTGAAGTTCTCAACCAAAGTTCGGGATAATAATGTGGGCCCCGTACATTGTGCACAGCAGTACGAAGGTGCATGGTGGCACTGTAACATATGGTTTTGTGTCGAAGAGAATTTGAACGGGCGCTACATGAATGCCGTCGATCTTAAATCAATGCATTGGCGGCATTTCAATGAAATGTTTCAAGGATTGAGTTATTCGCGACTGATGATCCGGGAGAAGGAATAG
- the LOC126569527 gene encoding lysosomal thioesterase PPT2 homolog, translated as MLRLAGCLTLLLKLSLICAYRPVFIYHGILTGADSMQHLVKRIQLLHPDTVVYNFDRFGGWSSLENAWHQVLEANENLQAVCALHPEGINMIGYSQGGLLGRAVLQTYPDHCVRTFISLSSPQAGQFGDDFLHLIFPSLVAKTAYQLFYSYVGQHTSVGNYWNDPHHQDLFEQFSIFLPYVNNRLYSTNSTQFRETMMRLRRLVLIGGPDDGVITPWQSSHFSFYNETNDVVPLQESPIYKEDLIGLKTLHDSGRLDVISREGVHHYQWHRTDHVIDSVIIPYLD; from the exons ATGTTGCGACTCGCTGGTTGTTTAACGCTGCTCTTGAAGCTCAGCCTCATCTGTGCATATCGGCCAGTCTTTATCTATCATGGGATTCTCACCGGAGCCGATAGCATGCAGCATCTGGTGAAGCGGATTCAGTTG CTTCACCCGGATACGGTGGTGTACAATTTTGATCGCTTCGGTGGATGGTCAAGTCTGGAGAATGCTTGGCATCAGGTGCTGGAAGCGAACGAGAATCTGCAAGCGGTATGTGCCCTGCATCCTGAGGGAATCAACATGATTGGCTATTCGCAGGGTGGGCTCCTTGGACGCGCCGTGCTGCAAACGTATCCGGACCACTGTGTCCGCACCTTCATCTCGTTGAGCTCGCCACAGGCTGGCCAGTTTGGAG ATGATTTTCTGCACTTGATTTTCCCCTCCCTGGTGGCCAAAACGGCGTACCAGCTGTTCTACTCCTACGTCGGTCAGCACACGTCCGTCGGGAATTACTGGAACGATCCGCACCATCAGGATCTGTTTGAACAGTTTAGCATCTTTCTGCCGTACGTGAACAATCGGCTGTACTCCACCAACTCGACACAGTTCCGCGAGACGATGATGCGACTCCGGCGGTTGGTACTGATCGGTGGACCGGACGATGGTGTCATTACACCGTGGCAATCGAGTCACTTTAGTTTctacaacgaaacgaatgatGTGGTGCCACTGCAGGAAAGTCCCATCTACAAGGAGGATCTGATCGGACTCAAAACGCTACACGATAGCGGCCGATTGGATGTGATCAGCAGGGAAGGTGTACATCATTATCAGTGGCACCGGACGGATCATGTGATCGATAGTGTCATTATTCCTTATCTCGACTGA